A genomic segment from Osmerus mordax isolate fOsmMor3 chromosome 5, fOsmMor3.pri, whole genome shotgun sequence encodes:
- the sertad2b gene encoding SERTA domain-containing protein 2b encodes MFGKGAKRKLDQDEEGLEGKALAAAAPDGLSKVSYTLQRQTIFNISLMKLYTQRPLREPGLERRVLINNMLRRIQEELKQEGSLRPLLLPPSPPPDDPMDEGFREAPPSFGGLSLVTSTPFSQQSSVLSPATPFSPHPLTPPICQSVQSGPAMLESCLTPASLLEEDGDASFCTSAPPTPPLSPSPPPGPLPNQVSPRVPVPAIHRDTFFLSLNDKEDLCPPLTVPPHTTTTSLTAALTQPPQLPPQQPPQLPLQLPPLQSTICPTTQPKDCTKTGSPKGEGPVFLADGRGPEAKQTASGLPATPSSGLVDVSSSPSSSVSSSPSSSSGFLSDLALDDILFADIDTSMYDFDPCTTSAAAPGGGLSKLSPMVTADDLLKTLSSPYSGPAPQVTPNQPFKIDLSELDHIMEVLVGS; translated from the coding sequence ATGTTTGGTAAAGGGGCAAAGCGGAAACTGGACCAGGATGAAGAGGGGCTGGAAGGCAAAGCGCTGGCGGCCGCAGCCCCGGACGGCCTGTCCAAGGTGTCCTACACCCTGCAGAGACAGACCATCTTCAACATCTCCCTCATGAAGCTCTACACTCAGCGTCCGCTCCGCGAGCCCGGCTTAGAGCGGCGGGTGCTCATCAACAACATGCTCCGTCGCATCCAGGAAGAGCTCAAACAGGAAGGCTCTCTtaggcccctcctcctgccgccctctcctccgccgGACGACCCCATGGACGAGGGCTTCCGCGAGGCCCCGCCCTCTTTCGGGGGGCTGTCGTTGGTGACGTCCACGCCCTTCTCCCAGCAGTCTTCGGTGTTGTCGCCGGCGACGCCGTTCTCGCCACACCCCCTGACTCCACCCATCTGTCAGTCAGTCCAATCAGGACCCGCCATGCTGGAGTCTTGCCTCACGCCTGCCTCGCTATTGGAGGAGGACGGCGATGCCTCCTTTTGCACTTCCGCCCCTCCAAcacctcccctttccccctcccctcctcccggcCCTCTCCCAAACCAGGTATCCCCCAGGGTCCCTGTGCCTGCCATACACAGAGACACTTTTTTCTTGTCCCTGAACGACAAAGAGGATTTATGCCCACCCTTGACTGTACCTCCTCACACCACTACTACCTCCCTCACAGcggccctcacacagcccccacaaCTGCCCCCTCAACAGCCCCCACAACTGCCCCTTCAACTGCCCCCCTTGCAATCCACCATCTGTCCAACGACACAACCCAAAGACTGCACGAAAACGGGGAGTCCGAAAGGGGAGGGACCGGTTTTCCTCGCCGACGGCCGTGGTCCTGAGGCCAAACAGACAGCGAGTGGTCTCCCTGCGACGCCCTCTAGTGGCCTGGTAGACGtaagctcctccccttcctcttccgttagctcctccccttcctcttcgtCGGGGTTCCTGTCCGACCTGGCACTCGACGACATCCTGTTTGCCGATATCGACACCTCCATGTATGACTTTGACCCTTGCACGACCTCTGCCGCTGCCCCCGGTGGCGGCCTGTCCAAACTGTCGCCCATGGTGACCGCGGACGACCTCCTCAAGACTCTGTCGTCCCCTTACagtggccccgccccccaggtCACACCCAATCAGCCTTTTAAAATCGACCTGAGCGAACTGGACCACATCATGGAGGTTCTGGTGGGGTCGTGA